TTAGGTTAATTTGGTATAATAGTTTTGATTAATATATTCAAAAACCTTTTGCATGGAATAAGAAATTTTTTTATTCAAAATATATACTTTTTTTGTCTGATGACTTCCTTTATACAAAAAGCATAAATAATTTTTATTGTTAAATTCAAATTCTCTAGCAACAAAAATTTTTTCAAAAAATTCATAAAAATAAATTTCACTTTTAAAAATTTTCCTTTCACAAATTGAATCTTTCCTAAACTCGTAAAACAATACTATATTACTAATAACTGAAAAATCCCCCAACAAAACTTTAATGTCAACAAAACAAATAAATAAAAAAATAAATATATTACTTAATGAAATATAATAAACGAATAAAGCAATCATAATGCGAGCTAAAAACATGCAAAGATAGGTATAAGACAAATAATATCTTATTGGAAAATTTTCCAATTTTGGGACAAACAAATCTTTTCTTTTAATTTTAAGCTCTTTGAATAATTCGCTTGAACCATTGCCTATCCAAAAACAAACCTTAATCTTTTTTTTATTTTTTAATTCCAAAATCAAAACATTATCTGACAATCTTTTTTCAAACGAAATAATATCATCAAAATCAAAATTACAACTTAAAAAAATACCCTTATAATAAATCTTAGAGCCCTTAAAAAAGATAGAAGAAAAATATCTTAAATAAAAAAAAAATACAAAAAAATTTACCAAAAGAAGTGCTAAAACAAAGTAAAAAAAACTTGTGTCATAAAAAAACAAATAAAGCATACAAATCACAATATCAAAAACAAACAAACTAATTAATTTTACATTATTGAAAAATAAATTACGCATAATATAAAAATAAATCTATACATTAAATTTAAAAAAGATTACATCTCCATCTCTTACAATATATTCTTTGCCTTCAATTCTAACAAGTCCTTTTTCTTTTAGCTTTTGAACACTTTGAAATTTAAACAAATCCTCACAAGAATAAACTTCTGCTTTAATAAAACCCCTCTCAAAATCACTATGAATTATTCCAGCAGCCTTAGAAGCTCTCATGCCCTGCTTAAATGTCCAAGCTCTAACTTCTTGCAAACCTGCTGTAAAATAAGTTCTAAGTCCCAAAGTATAATAAGCTTTTTTAATTAAATTACCAAGGCCACTATCATTTATTCCAAATAATTCTAACATTTCATTTTTATAAGATATATCCTTTATTTGGGCAAGCTCAGCTTCAATTTTGGCACATAAGATTAAAAAATCATTCCCTTCTTTCAAAGCAATATTTTTTACAATATCTGTATATTTATTACCACTAAGTGAATTTTCATCGACATTACAGACATATAAAACTTTTTTAAAAGTCAAAAGATTTAATGATCTAATAAAGTTGTATTCAAAATCATCAAATTTAAACTCAACAGCAGGATTCATATTGCTTAAATGGGCTTCAAGTCTTTTTAGCATTAAAACAATTGCCCTAGAAGATTCACTAATTTTTTTATCGGTGCTTTTAACATTTTTTTCTTGTTTTTGAAGACTTTTTTGAACAGTTTCAAGATCAGACAGACAAAGCTCAACATTGATTGTAGTTATATCTTTCTCAGGATTAATATCATCATTAATATGAATAACCTCTTTTTCTTCAAAACATCTTACAACATGAACAATAAGAGAAACTTCCCGAATATTAGCTAAAAACTTATTACCAAGCCCTTCGCCTGTTGATGCTCCTTTAACAAGGCCTGCAATATCCACAAATTCCATAACAGCAGGAATGATTTTGCGTGGAACAATGCAATTTGAGATTTTTAAAAGCCTTTCATCAGGAATTTCTACTATTCCTATATTTGGCTCAATGGTACAAAAAGGATAATTCGCGATCTCAACCTTGGATGATGTCAAAGATGAAAATAAAGTAGATTTACCCACATTGGGAAGCCCCACAATCCCAGCATTAAGTCTCATAGCCTAAGCCTCCCCTTAATAAAATCAAAAAGCAATCTAATTAATAAAATATGCAAACTCCCCTCTTCCTGTCTGTTGATTTATATTTGCTTCAACAGATAAATTAAAATATTTATTGGGCTCTTGAGGGCCTGGATAATAATATTCTAGCAAATAAGTACCTGTTTTTTGCTCTAAAATTAAATCATAAACTTTGGATACTCCCTCATAGGATGAAAAAGGAATTATAGCACCACCTGTTTCATCAACTAAATATTGAAGCTTGCTATTAACAGGATCATTACCAAATAATATTAAGTAAAACCTTATATCATTATTTTTATAATAGCTTACTATTGTATCCAAAGAATACTTTTCAAAAGCTTTACGATTTAAAATACCACCACTAAAATAAACTACTGCTCTTCTTGAGCTTTTTGACATAAGCCCAGAACCTGCTAATTTCAAACTAACGTCTGTTTTTACAGCATCTGTGCTATAAGGACCAAGAGAACTTGTGTTTCTAATACTATTTGTCAAGCTTTCAATATTATCTATAATAGGCACACTTGTTGCATTTATAAAACTAAAGTTTTTATTTTTTGACAACTCTATTAAAGCATTTAAACCTACGATTTGATCTAAATCATAATTTTTCATATAAGAAGATTTATCAAAAACAACTGCTATATTAATGTCTTTTGAAGCATTTACATTATATGCTACCTTAGGATTGACAATATAATAATTTTCATTTGAAATTGAAAAATTTTCACTTTTAAGCCCAACAACTGGTAATCCGCTTTTACTGCTAACATTAAGCTCAACATAAATTTTAGGCCCTCCAAGCCTAACTATTCTTCTAACATCAACATTTAAACTATCATAAAGACTTGAATCACTCTTGTAAACTGAAACCTTAGCATTATTAAAATCTGAGACAATCATCTGATTATTGGCATCCAAAATAGATGAAGAAATTTTAGAATTTATTTTATCTGCTTTTAAAATTTTTGTAATTGTCTTTTTAGCAATATTATATTTATAAACACCATCTTTTGAAGATATTATAACATTGCTGCCAATAGAATCACTACTAAGCCCCTCTATTCCTTCAATGGAAGTAAAAACTGAATACAAATGATTACCACTGGTATCAAAAACTTCAATGGTATTTCTCAGAGAATCTGCAACATAAATGTTTTCATTTAAATAAGTAACGCCCGTAGGACCTAAAAGCCCCTTATAACCTGAAGTCCTAGAGCCAAAATGCAAAATAAAATCACCTTCAAGTCCAAATTTACTCACTCTTTTATTTCCCCACTCGCTTACATAAATATAGTTCCTCTTATCAATGGCCATATATTGAGGAGCTAGCAATTCGCCATCTTTTGTACCTTTTTTTCCAATAGATCTCCTTTTAACTCCAAGAACTTTATCATAAACACCAATTTCATCGCTTGAATAAAGAGTCACATAAAGTAAATCATTAGCTTCAATAACATCATAAGGCGATTTTAAGTAGTTAAATCCATCTTTAACTAAAGCATTAACATTATTATTAACATCAAAATACAATATTTCATTACCTAAAAAATTAGCAGCATAATATCCGCCGTATTTATCAGCCCGCAAAGATGTAATCTGATACCCATGTGGCCTTTTATAAATAGAATTATCAAGAGAAGCAACTTTTACAAGTCTTTTAAAATTAAGTTCATAATTTGAAAAAATGCCTCTCCTTTGCTCAATAGTAGAAATCAAATGTCTAAGATAGGGAACCTTATAACCTTGATCTTTCAAATTTCTCCACTCCATTAAAGCTTCTTCAACATAACCCAGTCTATAATAAACATTACCAGTCCAAAAATGATAATCAAGATTATTAGGATCAAAGCTTAAAATTTTTTTAAAAGATAAAAGAGCATCATCATAAATTCCATTATTATAAGAATTAAGAGCCCATTTAAACTCTTCTTGAGCATCTTTATTAGTAACTATTCCTTGGGCATGTAAACTAAAAATATTTAAAAAAAACAAACCAATAAAACCAAAAACTAACATAATCCTCTTTACTCTTTAAAGACCTATTATAAGCATAAATTTTCCAAAAAATAATACAAAAAAATTAATGCTATCATATAAAATTATTAATGATAATGTTAAATATATTACACCATTATGTTACTAATAATAGTAAAAAAGAGGAAAAATGAAAACTAGATGCTTTTGCCTAGCCGCATTTTCAGGAATTCTTACAACACTTGCAATTCCAAATGAAATTAAAGAAACTGGATATTCAATCCTAGGATTTGTTGCTTATGTACCACTTTTTATAGCCTTAAACAAACTAGAAGATAAAAAAACATTAATAGGATTAACAGTATTTTACTTCATAATAGCCAACAGCTTGCAAAATTTTTGGCTTGGATTTTTTCATGCATTTGGATGGATTACATTCATCGGAGTGGTAATAGGATACATTCCATATTCATTAACTTTAGGCTATTTTCTTTATTACTCTTTAAAAAGCTTTAAAAATAAAACGATGACCATAACAACGCTTTTTACATTTTATGATTACTCAAGATCAATTGGATTTTTAGCATATCCCTGGGGGCTTGCAGCTTTCACTGTAAATAACTTCAATAACTTAATTCAAGTAGCAGACATTTTTGGTGTATTTTTTGTATCATTTGCAGTCTACTTTTTAAACTCGGGAATTGCAGACTTTTTAATACATAAAAACAAAACAAATTTGCTAAACATAGCATTTCCAATATTACTAATAACAACATCTTTTACTTACGGAATGCTTAAAAAAACAGAACTAAAAAGCTTATTAGCAAAAGAAATAGACAGCATAAACATTGCAGCTATTCAGATTAACACTGATCCCTGGTTGCCAGGAAATGACAAAAAAGGAATAAGGGATTCTATTGAAATTACAGAACAAGCCTTAAAAGAAAATACAAAAATAGAATTTGTAATCTGGAGCGAAGGGGTACTAACCTACCCTTTTAGCAAAGAAGACCAGCACTTTAAAAGCTCTGACTTACATAATGAGCTTAAAAATTTTATAAAAGAACAAAAAATCCCATTTGCCATTGGAGCTCCCTCAAATGTGGACAAAACTATAGGGATTCAACAAAATTCTATTTATATGATAGAGCCAAACCTCAACATTGCAAACATATACTCTAAAATATTCTTAGTTCCTTTTGCAGAAAAAATTCCATTTTACGAATATGAATTTGTAAGAAACTTTTTTTTTAAAAATTTTAGAATCTTAGGACAGATTGAAGGAAATAAAATTGAAATATTGAAATTGAAAAAGTTTAAATTTGCTCCCTTAATATGTTATGACGATGCATTTCCAGAACTTTCAAGGTTTTATAAAACCCAAGGTGCTAATGCATTGTTAAATTTTTCAAACGACTCTTGGTCAAAAACAAATTCAGCAGAATGGCAGCACTTTGTTGTGGCTAAATTTAGAAGCATTGAAAATGGAATCAAAACTATTAGAGCTACAAATGCAGGAATTACTGCAATCATCAACGAATATGGAGAAAGCATTAAAAAACTAGAAACTTTTACAAAAGGATACCTATTATCAACGGTAAAACTGTCCCCAACATTTACAACCATTTATGAAAAAATTGGAGACTCGTTTATACATATATTAGTGATAATGTTTTTAATCACAACGCTAAGACTTCAATTTATTGAAGACAAAAACCAATTAGTATCATCCTCTTTAGTAAAAATTAAAGTCTGACGTTCTTTCCAAAATGGAAAATTTTTAGTAATATCATTTTTTTTGGCATTCACATTAACAGCAAAAGAAGTATCGTTGGATTTTGAAATTTTCAAAGATTTTAAATCATAATAATCATCAACTGATAAATACTCTAACTCATCAGCGTCAGCCTTAGATGAAGCGCTTGATAAAGTTGATATAAAATCATTTTTTGATTCAAATTGGCCCATAACATTAACCTTATCTGCAACAACAGAATCAAACAAATCAAAGTTTCGAGAAATTAAAGCTCTTGCAAACTTTTCAAATTGAAACTTAATAATTTTATCTTGATTTTTGCTTCTCTCTCTTTGAGCAATATATTCTATTTTAGGAGCATTTGTAAAATCATTAATTTCTATTTTTTCGTGCACTATTCCAGGTATCTCCTCAAGCTTAACATCCTCAAGCATAACAACCTTGGAATTGTCATCCTTAATCCTAGCATCAAGCTCTTTAACTGCAAGCTTTATATCAACTCCCTTTTTCAAATCTGGATAAATCTTTAAAGCTTTTGCTTGAAAAAGCTTTCCCTTCTTAACTTTACCAACTTTTATATATCTTTGACCAACCTCATAATAAAAAACAGCAAGCTCTTTTTGCTTATCAACATAAGAAGAACTACCTTGAGCAAATAAATTTAAAAAAACAAAAGAACATAAAAAATACAGAAGAAATAATCTTCCCATAAGAACCCTCCATTAACACTCAACCTTAAAATAAAACAAAAGAATGTCAATCTACTATAAATAATTATAATACAAGTTTATCTCTAATTAAAGAAATCACTTTATTCTTATCTTCTTCGCTAAAAATATTTATATTATCGTAA
Above is a genomic segment from Borreliella mayonii containing:
- the ychF gene encoding redox-regulated ATPase YchF: MRLNAGIVGLPNVGKSTLFSSLTSSKVEIANYPFCTIEPNIGIVEIPDERLLKISNCIVPRKIIPAVMEFVDIAGLVKGASTGEGLGNKFLANIREVSLIVHVVRCFEEKEVIHINDDINPEKDITTINVELCLSDLETVQKSLQKQEKNVKSTDKKISESSRAIVLMLKRLEAHLSNMNPAVEFKFDDFEYNFIRSLNLLTFKKVLYVCNVDENSLSGNKYTDIVKNIALKEGNDFLILCAKIEAELAQIKDISYKNEMLELFGINDSGLGNLIKKAYYTLGLRTYFTAGLQEVRAWTFKQGMRASKAAGIIHSDFERGFIKAEVYSCEDLFKFQSVQKLKEKGLVRIEGKEYIVRDGDVIFFKFNV
- the lnt gene encoding apolipoprotein N-acyltransferase; translation: MKTRCFCLAAFSGILTTLAIPNEIKETGYSILGFVAYVPLFIALNKLEDKKTLIGLTVFYFIIANSLQNFWLGFFHAFGWITFIGVVIGYIPYSLTLGYFLYYSLKSFKNKTMTITTLFTFYDYSRSIGFLAYPWGLAAFTVNNFNNLIQVADIFGVFFVSFAVYFLNSGIADFLIHKNKTNLLNIAFPILLITTSFTYGMLKKTELKSLLAKEIDSINIAAIQINTDPWLPGNDKKGIRDSIEITEQALKENTKIEFVIWSEGVLTYPFSKEDQHFKSSDLHNELKNFIKEQKIPFAIGAPSNVDKTIGIQQNSIYMIEPNLNIANIYSKIFLVPFAEKIPFYEYEFVRNFFFKNFRILGQIEGNKIEILKLKKFKFAPLICYDDAFPELSRFYKTQGANALLNFSNDSWSKTNSAEWQHFVVAKFRSIENGIKTIRATNAGITAIINEYGESIKKLETFTKGYLLSTVKLSPTFTTIYEKIGDSFIHILVIMFLITTLRLQFIEDKNQLVSSSLVKIKV